The Chiloscyllium punctatum isolate Juve2018m chromosome 30, sChiPun1.3, whole genome shotgun sequence genome includes a region encoding these proteins:
- the LOC140455642 gene encoding uncharacterized protein isoform X1, with product MEEKPFKCQICDKTFVKLYTLQIHQRVHTGEKSFKCEVCDRAFAHSSTLVNHRRIHTGEKPFKCEVCNKSFSKSWSLLMHQPIHTGEKPFTCEVCDKAFSKSSALRLHQRTHTGEKPFTCTICDKSFSQLPNLHTHQRSHTGEKPFICEVCDKSFSQSSHLRVHQRIHTGEKPFTCAVCNQSFSRSSTLLDHQRSHTGEKPYTCGLCNKSFSRPTHLLEHQYIHTGEKPYTCEVCDKSFSDSSTLRTHRRIHTGEKPFTCEVCNKSFSELSKLRRHQRIHTGEKPFRCEVCEKAFTQSSTFQRHQRIHTGEKRFQCEVCNKAFTRLSNLVIHQKIHNGEKVLECEVSAKLS from the coding sequence ATGGAAGAGAAACCATTCAAGTGTCAAATTTGTGATAAAACTTTTGTGAAACTGTACACCCTTCAAATACACCAGAGAGTTCACACTGGAGAAAAATCCTTCAAGTGTGAAGTCTGTGACCGAGCCTTTGCACACTCATCAACACTAGTAAATCACCGAcgcattcacacaggggagaagccGTTCAAGTGTGAGGTGTGCAATAAATCCTTTTCTAAGTCATGGAGCCTTCTCATGCATCAACCCATTCACACAGGAGAGAAGCCATTTACGTGTGAGGTGTGTGACAAAGCCTTCTCCAAGTCATCAGCTCTCCGTCTACACCAACGTactcacacaggggagaaaccattcacatgCACGATATGTGACAAGTCATTCTCACAGTTGCCAAACCTCCACACACACCAACGCAGTCACACAGGAGAGAAACCATTCATCTGTGAGGtgtgtgacaaatcattctcTCAGTCTTCACACCTCCGTGTACACCAACGCATTCACACTGGTGAGAAACCATTCACGTGTGCTGTGTGCAACCAGTCTTTTTCACGGTCATCAACCCTGCTTGACCATCAACGCAGTCACACAGGAGAGAAACCATACACGTGTGGATTGTGTAACAAATCATTCTCACGGCCAACACACCTCCTTGAACACCAATACATTCACACAGGGGAAAAACCTTACACATGTGAGGTGTGTGACAAATCGTTCTCAGATTCATCGACTCTCCGCACCCACCGACGAATTCACACAGGCGAGAAACCATTCACCTGTGAGGTGTGCAACAAATCATTTTCTGAGTTATCAAAACTCAGGAGACACCAGAGGATTCACACAGGTGAGAAACCATTCAGGTGTGAGGTTTGTGAGAAGGCCTTcacccaatcctccactttccaGAGGCACCAGAggattcacactggggagaaacgCTTCCAATGTGAGGTTTGTAACAAAGCTTTCACACGCTTATCAAACCTAGTCATCCATCAGAAGATCCATAATGGAGAGAAAGTCTTGGAGTGTGAAGTTTCAGCAAAGCTTTCGTGA